Within Actinoplanes sp. L3-i22, the genomic segment GGGGACAGGATCAGCACGGCCAGGCTGACGGTGACCGCCCGCCACGCCTGCCGGAGCCGGGGGAGCAGGGCCGGGGCGCGGGCGGCGCGGATCGCGGCGACCATGCCGATCACCCCGAACACCACCCGGGCGCCCTCGGCGACCTGCTCGTAGGAGACCGAGCCGCCGCGCAGCGTTCCGGTGGACAGGGCCAGCACGGTGACATAGAGGACCCCGAGTGCGAGATGCACCGGTGGGACACGTCTGTTCCAGGCGTGCAAGACCCCTCCTCCGCCGTGACGAGCCGTGACGAGCCGTGATGACCCGCGATGACCTGCGTTTGATCGGTCGGCCCGCGGGCCACTTGAGGAACGGCGGAGCCCTACGATCGGTGAATGCCCGCCCCACAGACGCACGACGAGGCCGTCGCGGCCGCCCACCGGCTCGCCGCGGACCTCGCCCCCGGTGCGATCCAGCGCGATCGCGACGGCGCGACGGTGATCCCGTCCGCGGCCCTCGCCGCGCTCGACGCCTCCGGCCTGCTCGCGATCACCGTTCCGGCCGCCGACGGCGGGCCCGGGCTCGGCCCGCGCACGCTGGCCGAGGTGGCCCGGGTCGTCGCGGCCGCCGACCCGTCCGTCGCCCAGGTCCCGCAGGCGCACTTCCTGCTGGTCGACGTGCTCGCGGTGCACGGTTCCGCGGAGACCCGCAAGCGCCTGTTCGGCGAGGTCCTGGCCGGCCGCCGGTTCGGCAACGCGCTCGCGGAGCGCGGCGGAAAACATGCCCAGGACTTGCGTACGAAGATCAGCGCCGGTCGCCTGGACGGGGTGAAGTACTACACGACCGGGGCGCTGACCAGCGCCTGGATCGCGGTCAGCGCCCTGGACGAGGACGGCCGGCTGGTGCTCGCGTTCGTCGCCCGGGACGCCGACGGGGTGGCCGTCGACACCGACTGGGACGTGATCGGGCAGCGGGCCACGATCAGCGGCACGGCCACCTTCACCGGGGTGCCGGTCGAGCCGGGGCTGCGCCTGGACTACGCGCACGCCTACGAGCGGCCGCAGCAGCTCGGCGCCCGGGCGCAGCTCTACCACGCGGCGATCGAGGTGGGCATCGCCGGCGCGGCGCTGGCGGACGCGCGCGGCTATCTGCGGACGAAGGCCCGCCCGTCCACCGAGGCGGTCCGGGCCGGCGCGTCGTCGGCCGCCGAGGACCCGCACGTGCTGCACCGGTACGGCCGGCTCGCGGCGCGGGTGCGGGCGGCCGAGGCGTTGCTCGACTCCTCCGCCCGTACCCTCGAAGAAGTGACCCTGACCCCGGCGGACGCCGAGGCCGCGGCCCGGGGCTCACTCGCCGTCGCGGCCGCGAAGGCCTTCGGCAGTGAGGTCGCCGTGGAGGCCGGGTCGGAGCTGTTCCAGATGTGCGGGACCAGCGCGGCCGCCGCGAAGTACGACCTGGACCGGCACTGGCGC encodes:
- a CDS encoding acyl-CoA dehydrogenase family protein, giving the protein MPAPQTHDEAVAAAHRLAADLAPGAIQRDRDGATVIPSAALAALDASGLLAITVPAADGGPGLGPRTLAEVARVVAAADPSVAQVPQAHFLLVDVLAVHGSAETRKRLFGEVLAGRRFGNALAERGGKHAQDLRTKISAGRLDGVKYYTTGALTSAWIAVSALDEDGRLVLAFVARDADGVAVDTDWDVIGQRATISGTATFTGVPVEPGLRLDYAHAYERPQQLGARAQLYHAAIEVGIAGAALADARGYLRTKARPSTEAVRAGASSAAEDPHVLHRYGRLAARVRAAEALLDSSARTLEEVTLTPADAEAAARGSLAVAAAKAFGSEVAVEAGSELFQMCGTSAAAAKYDLDRHWRNARTHSVHDPLDWKYHHLAAYELADVLPPNHGQL